In the genome of Brienomyrus brachyistius isolate T26 chromosome 17, BBRACH_0.4, whole genome shotgun sequence, one region contains:
- the LOC125712136 gene encoding olfactory receptor 2G3-like isoform X2, which translates to MQARARRSVRKKLRACKRHINSAQMENSSSELIFVLSGLNETKTKRQIFFGISIVAYVFTIFVNLTLILTILLEKILHEPMFIFLCNLCVNSICGSTSFYPKLLIDLLSDSHVISYTACIIQIFVICTYLFCESTNLSVMAYDRYVAICKPLEYHSIMTPRRVGMLVQITWILTFIETIVGIVLIVRLPLCGSKIDKLYCFEFYVVKLSCIDTTLYNLYAFLILLFHTFQDVLIIISYVLIIRKCVQSQAERNKFMETCLPHLITLCILAISVSFDVVSARFSLDASLQSLRNSFSVMYLIVPPILNPLIYGLKLKQLRRIVWRRFNSRITALK; encoded by the exons ATGCAAGCCAGAGCCAGACGCTCAGTTAGAAAGAAGCTCCGTGCCTGTAAACGCCACATCAACTCAGCGCAGATGGAGAACTCTTCCAGTGAACTTATTTTTGTGCTGAGTGGCTTGAATGAGACTAAAACAAAGAGACAGATATTTTTTGGCATTTCCATTGTTGCCTATGTTTTCACCATTTTTGTGAATTTAACTCTGATTTTGACCATATTGTTGGAGAAGATTCTCCATGAACCCATGTTCATCTTCCTGTGTAATCTGTGTGTAAACAGCATTTGTGGCTCTACAAGTTTCTATCCAAAGCTACTGATTGACCTTCTGTCAGACTCTCATGTGATCTCATACACTGcatgtataattcaaatatttgTAATTTGCACGTATCTCTTCTGTGAAAGTACCAATTTATCAGTAATGGCTTATGACAG GTATGTTGCAATATGCAAACCGTTGGAGTATCACTCTATTATGACGCCTCGGAGAGTAGGAATGTTAGTGCAAATAACGTGGATCTTAACTTTCATTGAGACAATTGTAGGTATTGTGCTTATAGTCCGGCTGCCCTTGTGTGGATCCAAAATTGATAAGCTTTATTGTTTTGAGTTTTATGTGGTGAAGCTGTCATGTATAGATACCACCTTATACAATTTATATGCCTTCTTAATCTTGCTTTTTCATACATTTCAAGATGTGCTAATAATCATCTCCTATGTCTTAATCATCAGGAAATGTGTTCAGTCTCAGGCAGAGCGTAATAAGTTCATGGAGACCTGCCTGCCTCATCTTATTACACTGTGCATCTTGGCCATTTCTGTGTCTTTTGATGTTGTATCAGCACGTTTCAGCTTAGATGCCTCCCTGCAGTCTCTCAGAAACAGCTTTTCTGTAATGTACCTCATTGTTCCTCCAATCTTGAACCCTCTCATTTATGGTCTGAAACTGAAGCAGCTTCGTAGGATTGTGTGGAGAAGGTTCAACAGCAGAATTACTGCACTGAAATAA
- the LOC125712134 gene encoding olfactory receptor 151-like isoform X3 codes for MLTVEARARRSIRKKLRVSERHLKSAQMENSSSELIFLLSGLNETKTKRQIFFGLSILAYVFTIFVNLTLILTILLEKILHEPMFIFLCNLCVNCICGSTSFYPKLLIDLLSDSHVISYTACIIQIFGIYMYLFCENTNLSVMAYDRYVAICKPLEYHSIMTPRRVGMLVQITWFLTFTETIVGIGLIVRLPLCGYRINKLYCFDWDVAKLSCIDTTLNNLYAFGIMAFHIFQLLLIIISYALIIRTCVQSQAERNKFMETCLPHIITLGILAVSASFDVVSARFSSDASLQALRNSLSIMYLIVPPILNPLVYGLKLKQLRRIVWRRFNSKIIALK; via the exons ATGCTCACCGTGGAAGCCAGAGCCAGACGATCAATTAGAAAGAAGCTCCGTGTCTCTGAACGCCACCTCAAGTCAGCTCAGATGGAGAACTCTTCAAGTGAACTTATTTTTCTGCTGAGTGGCTTGAATGAGACTAAAACAAAGAGACAGATCTTTTTTGGCCTTTCCATCCTTGCCTATGTTTTCACCATTTTTGTGAATTTAACTCTGATTTTGACCATATTGCTGGAGAAGATTCTCCATGAGCCCATGTTCATCTTCCTGTGTAATCTGTGTGTAAACTGCATTTGTGGCTCTACAAGTTTCTATCCAAAGCTACTGATTGACCTTCTGTCAGACTCTCATGTGATCTCATACACTGcatgtataattcaaatatttgGAATCTACATGTATCTCTTCTGTGaaaatacaaatttatcagTAATGGCTTATGACAG GTATGTTGCAATATGCAAACCGTTGGAGTATCACTCTATTATGACGCCTCGGAGAGTAGGAATGTTAGTGCAAATAACGTGGTTCTTAACTTTCACAGAAACAATTGTTGGCATTGGGCTTATAGTCAGGCTGCCCTTGTGTGGATACAGAATTAATAAGCTTTATTGTTTTGACTGGGATGTGGCAAAGTTGTCCTGTATAGATACCACCTTAAACAATTTATATGCCTTCGGTATCATGGCTTTTCATATATTTCAACTCCTTCTAATTATAATCTCCTATGCCCTAATCATCAGGACATGTGTTCAGTCTCAGGCAGAGCGTAATAAGTTCATGGAGACCTGCCTGCCTCATATTATCACTCTGGGTATCCTGGCCGTTTCTGCATCTTTCGACGTTGTATCAGCACGTTTCAGCTCAGATGCCTCCCTGCAGGCTCTCAGAAACAGCCTTTCTATAATGTACCTCATTGTTCCTCCAATTCTGAACCCTCTCGTTTATGGTTTGAAACTGAAGCAGCTTCGTAGGATTGTGTGGAGAAGGTTTAACAGCAAAATTATTGCACTGAAATAA
- the LOC125712134 gene encoding olfactory receptor 24-like isoform X2 has product MLTVEARARRSIRKKLRVSERHLKSAQMENSSSELIFLLSGLNETKTKRQIFFGLSILAYVFTIFVNLTLILTILLEKILHEPMFIFLCNLCVNCICGSTSFYPKLLIDLLSDSHVISYTACIIQIFGIYMYLFCENTNLSVMAYDRYVAICKPLEYHSIMTPRRVGMLVQITWILTLIETIVGIVLIVRLPLCGSRIDKLYCFDWDVAKLSCIDTTLNNLYAFCILSFHIFQFLLIIISYVLITRTCVQSQAERNKFMETCLPHLITLGILAVSVSFDVVSARFSSDASLQALRNSLSIMYLIVPPILNPLIYGLKLKQLRRIVWRRFNSRITALK; this is encoded by the exons ATGCTCACCGTGGAAGCCAGAGCCAGACGATCAATTAGAAAGAAGCTCCGTGTCTCTGAACGCCACCTCAAGTCAGCTCAGATGGAGAACTCTTCAAGTGAACTTATTTTTCTGCTGAGTGGCTTGAATGAGACTAAAACAAAGAGACAGATCTTTTTTGGCCTTTCCATCCTTGCCTATGTTTTCACCATTTTTGTGAATTTAACTCTGATTTTGACCATATTGCTGGAGAAGATTCTCCATGAGCCCATGTTCATCTTCCTGTGTAATCTGTGTGTAAACTGCATTTGTGGCTCTACAAGTTTCTATCCAAAGCTACTGATTGACCTTCTGTCAGACTCTCATGTGATCTCATACACTGcatgtataattcaaatatttgGAATCTACATGTATCTCTTCTGTGaaaatacaaatttatcagTAATGGCTTATGACAG GTATGTTGCAATATGCAAACCGTTGGAGTATCACTCTATTATGACGCCTCGGAGAGTAGGAATGTTGGTGCAAATAACATGGATCTTAACTTTAATTGAGACAATTGTTGGTATTGTGCTTATAGTCCGTCTGCCCTTGTGTGGATCCAGAATTGATAAGCTTTATTGTTTTGACTGGGATGTGGCAAAACTGTCCTGTATAGATACCACCTTAAACAATCTATATGCCTTCTGCATACTGAGTTTTCACATATTTCAGTTCCTGCTAATAATCATCTCCTATGTTCTAATCACCAGGACATGTGTTCAGTCTCAGGCAGAGCGTAATAAGTTTATGGAGACCTGCCTACCTCATCTTATCACACTGGGCATCCTGGCTGTTTCTGTGTCTTTCGACGTTGTATCAGCACGTTTCAGCTCAGATGCCTCCCTGCAGGCTCTCAGAAACAGCCTTTCTATAATGTACCTCATTGTTCCTCCAATCCTGAACCCTCTCATTTATGGTCTGAAACTGAAGCAGCTTCGTAGGATTGTGTGGAGAAGGTTCAACAGCAGAATTACTGCACTGAAATAA
- the LOC125712137 gene encoding olfactory receptor 7D2-like isoform X5 has product MSAQMANSSSELIFVLYGLNDTRTKRQIFFGLSILAYAFTIFANLTLILTILLEKILHEPMFIFLCNLCVNSICGSTSFYPKLLIDLLSDSHVISYTACIIQIFGIYTYLFCEFTNLSVMAYDRYVAICKPLEYHSIMTPHRVGMLVQITWFLSFIETTVGIVLTVRLPLCGSRINKLYCFNWDLVKLACVDTTLNNIYGYFFTVFHIFEVVLIITSYSQITRTCVQSQAERNKFMETCLPHIITLGTFAISVFFDVISARFSSDASLQALRNSFSIMYLIVPPILNPLIYGLKLKQLRRIVWRRFTTKITALE; this is encoded by the coding sequence ATGTCAGCGCAGATGGCAAACTCTTCCAGTGAActtatttttgtgctttatgGTTTGAATGACACTAGAACAAAGAGACAGATCTTTTTTGGCCTTTCCATTCTTGCCTATGCTTTTACAATTTTTGCAAATTTAACTCTGATTTTGACCATATTGCTGGAAAAAATTCTCCATGAGCCCATGTTCATCTTCCTGTGTAATCTGTGTGTAAACAGCATTTGTGGCTCTACAAGTTTCTATCCAAAGCTACTGATTGACCTTCTGTCAGACTCTCATGTGATCTCATACACTGcatgtataattcaaatatttgGAATCTACACGTATCTCTTTTGTGAATTTACTAATTTATCAGTAATGGCGTATGACAGGTATGTTGCAATATGCAAACCGTTGGAATATCACTCTATTATGACACCTCACAGGGTAGGAATGTTGGTGCAAATAACGTGGTTCTTATCTTTCATTGAGACAACTGTTGGCATTGTATTGACAGTCAGGCTGCCCTTGTGTGGATCCAGAATTAATAAGCTTTATTGTTTTAATTGGGACTTGGTTAAGCTGGCCTGTGTAGATACcacattaaataatatatatggCTACTTTTTCACTGTTTTTCACATATTTGAAGTTGTACTCATCATAACCTCCTATAGCCAAATCACCAGGACCTGTGTTCAGTCTCAGGCAGAGCGTAATAAGTTCATGGAGACCTGCCTGCCTCATATTATCACACTGGGTACCTTTGCCATTTCTGTGTTTTTCGATGTTATTTCAGCACGTTTCAGCTCAGATGCCTCCCTGCAGGCTCTCAGAAACAGCTTTTCTATAATGTACCTCATTGTTCCTCCAATCCTGAACCCTCTCATTTACGGGCTGAAACTGAAGCAGCTTCGTAGGATTGTGTGGAGAAGGTTCACCACTAAAATCACTGCACTGGAATAA
- the LOC125712134 gene encoding olfactory receptor 2G6-like isoform X1, with translation MLNVEARARRSIRKKFRVSERHLKSAQMENSSSELIFLLSGLNETRTKRQIFFGLSILAYVFTIFVNLTLILTILLEKILHEPMFIFLCNLCVNSICGCSSFYPKLLIDLLSDSQVISYTACIIQIFVICTYLFCESTNLSVMAYDRYVAICKPLEYHSIMTPRRVGMLVQITWILTLIETIVGIVLIVRLPLCGSRIDKLYCFDWDVAKLSCIDTTLNNLYAFCILSFHIFQFLLIIISYVLITRTCVQSQAERNKFMETCLPHLITLGILAVSVSFDVVSARFSSDASLQALRNSLSIMYLIVPPILNPLIYGLKLKQLRRIVWRRFNSRITALK, from the exons ATGCTCAACGTGGAAGCCAGAGCCAGACGATCAATTAGAAAGAAGTTCCGTGTCTCTGAACGCCACCTCAAGTCAGCTCAGATGGAGAACTCTTCAAGTGAACTTATTTTTCTGCTGAGTGGCTTGAACGAGACTAGAACAAAGAGACAGATCTTTTTTGGCCTTTCCATCCTTGCCTATGTTTTCACCATTTTTGTGAATTTAACTCTGATTTTGACCATATTGCTGGAGAAGATTCTCCATGAGCCCATGTTCATCTTCCTGTGTAATCTGTGTGTAAACAGCATTTGTGGCTGTTCAAGTTTCTATCCAAAGCTACTGATTGACCTTCTGTCAGACTCTCAAGTGATCTCATACACTGcatgtataattcaaatatttgTAATCTGCACGTATCTCTTCTGTGAAAGTACCAATTTATCAGTAATGGCTTATGACAG GTATGTTGCAATATGCAAACCGTTGGAGTATCACTCTATTATGACGCCTCGGAGAGTAGGAATGTTGGTGCAAATAACATGGATCTTAACTTTAATTGAGACAATTGTTGGTATTGTGCTTATAGTCCGTCTGCCCTTGTGTGGATCCAGAATTGATAAGCTTTATTGTTTTGACTGGGATGTGGCAAAACTGTCCTGTATAGATACCACCTTAAACAATCTATATGCCTTCTGCATACTGAGTTTTCACATATTTCAGTTCCTGCTAATAATCATCTCCTATGTTCTAATCACCAGGACATGTGTTCAGTCTCAGGCAGAGCGTAATAAGTTTATGGAGACCTGCCTACCTCATCTTATCACACTGGGCATCCTGGCTGTTTCTGTGTCTTTCGACGTTGTATCAGCACGTTTCAGCTCAGATGCCTCCCTGCAGGCTCTCAGAAACAGCCTTTCTATAATGTACCTCATTGTTCCTCCAATCCTGAACCCTCTCATTTATGGTCTGAAACTGAAGCAGCTTCGTAGGATTGTGTGGAGAAGGTTCAACAGCAGAATTACTGCACTGAAATAA